A part of Gracilimonas sediminicola genomic DNA contains:
- a CDS encoding ATP-dependent Clp protease ATP-binding subunit, protein MEGNFSSKVRDVIQFSREEALRLGHDYIGTEHLILGIVRLGDGVAVRILKNLDCDLFKLKKTIEDTVRGTGGSVQVGNIPLTKQAEKVLRITYLEAKLYKSDTIGTEHLLLSLLRDDENIAAQILQQFSISYDAVREELDLIISGKSRDDHSDSSSMTASASTSKGSGSGSGSSREKKMEKSKTPVLDNFGRDLTEMAEEGRLDPIIGREKEIERVAQVLSRRKKNNPVLIGEPGVGKTAIAEGLATRIIERKVSRVLYDKRVIALDLAALVAGTKYRGQFEERMKAVMTELEKTDDVILFIDELHTIVGAGGASGSLDASNMLKPALARGDVQAIGATTLNEYRQFIEKDGALERRFQKIMVDPTTPEETTEILNQIKPKYEKHHSVRFTDDAIDACVKLTDRYVSDHFLPDKAIDALDEAGARVHLSNITVPQNIIDLEEEIETTSEEKNSMVKKQRFEEAARLRDKEKRLIEELEVAQRQWEKESENIVYDVNEEDVASVIAMMSGVPVNKITQKEGQKLLKMKKELSGQVIGQDEAIVKLTKAIQRTRAGLKDPTRPIGSFIFLGPTGVGKTEMAKVLSKYLFDKEDTLIRIDMSEYMEKFSVSRLVGAPPGYVGYEEGGVLTEKVRRKPYSVILLDEIEKAHPDVFNILLQVLDDGILTDSLGRRVDFRNTIIIMTSNIGARDIRNMGKGIGFDTDDSAFDYAKMKSTIQDALKKVFNPEFLNRIDDVITFRPLEKDDIFQIIDLMNEDLFKRIKELGYEIEVTKAAKEFITDKGFDQKYGARPLKRAIQKYIEDPLAEELLENEHNEGSLIKIKMNNSRDGLEFDWKEAEPSASKSENGEEAKEEEDTSEKPKEA, encoded by the coding sequence ATGGAGGGAAATTTTTCAAGCAAAGTTCGAGATGTAATTCAGTTTAGCCGTGAAGAAGCTTTACGGTTAGGGCATGATTATATCGGAACGGAGCATTTAATATTAGGTATCGTACGGTTAGGTGATGGAGTGGCAGTCCGGATTCTCAAAAACCTGGATTGTGATCTTTTCAAACTAAAAAAGACCATTGAAGACACCGTTCGAGGAACCGGTGGATCTGTACAGGTTGGCAACATTCCACTCACCAAACAAGCCGAAAAAGTACTACGGATCACTTATTTGGAGGCTAAGCTTTACAAAAGTGATACCATCGGCACCGAACACCTTCTGTTGTCTCTCTTGAGAGATGATGAAAATATCGCTGCACAAATACTGCAACAGTTCAGCATATCTTACGATGCAGTTCGCGAAGAACTGGATCTTATCATATCCGGAAAATCTCGTGATGACCATAGCGATTCCTCGTCTATGACTGCGAGTGCTTCTACATCCAAAGGATCCGGTTCCGGATCAGGGAGCTCAAGGGAAAAGAAAATGGAAAAATCAAAAACACCAGTACTCGACAACTTTGGCCGTGACCTTACCGAGATGGCTGAAGAAGGTCGCCTCGATCCAATCATCGGTCGTGAAAAAGAAATTGAACGTGTGGCACAGGTACTGAGTCGCCGTAAAAAGAACAATCCGGTGCTTATTGGTGAACCGGGTGTTGGTAAAACCGCCATTGCTGAAGGACTGGCAACTCGCATCATAGAACGCAAAGTATCACGCGTTCTCTATGATAAGCGCGTTATTGCCCTGGATCTGGCTGCACTGGTAGCAGGCACAAAATACCGGGGTCAGTTTGAAGAACGCATGAAAGCGGTAATGACTGAACTCGAAAAAACAGACGATGTTATTCTGTTTATTGATGAACTTCACACTATTGTTGGAGCCGGTGGAGCAAGCGGATCGCTGGATGCATCCAATATGCTTAAACCAGCCCTTGCGCGTGGTGATGTTCAGGCTATTGGTGCCACTACCCTGAATGAATACCGTCAGTTTATTGAAAAAGACGGTGCACTGGAGCGGCGTTTCCAAAAAATAATGGTTGACCCGACAACACCGGAAGAAACCACAGAGATTTTAAATCAGATTAAACCCAAGTATGAGAAACACCACAGCGTTCGCTTCACTGATGACGCGATTGATGCGTGCGTGAAACTCACCGATCGATATGTATCCGATCACTTCCTCCCCGATAAAGCCATTGATGCTTTAGATGAAGCCGGGGCTCGTGTTCACTTATCCAATATCACGGTTCCGCAGAACATCATTGATCTGGAAGAGGAAATTGAGACCACCAGCGAAGAGAAGAACTCGATGGTGAAAAAGCAGCGCTTTGAAGAAGCTGCCCGTCTCCGTGATAAAGAAAAACGACTGATTGAAGAGCTTGAAGTTGCTCAACGCCAGTGGGAAAAAGAGTCTGAAAACATTGTTTATGATGTTAATGAAGAAGACGTTGCTTCCGTAATTGCCATGATGAGTGGCGTTCCTGTTAACAAAATCACCCAGAAAGAAGGCCAGAAACTGCTCAAGATGAAGAAAGAGCTGAGCGGCCAGGTGATTGGACAAGACGAAGCAATTGTGAAATTGACCAAAGCTATCCAGCGTACCCGCGCCGGACTGAAAGATCCAACCCGACCCATCGGTTCATTCATATTTCTCGGGCCGACCGGTGTTGGTAAAACAGAAATGGCCAAGGTTCTTTCCAAGTATTTATTTGATAAAGAAGACACACTCATTCGCATCGACATGAGTGAGTATATGGAGAAGTTCTCCGTTTCCCGACTGGTAGGAGCTCCTCCGGGCTACGTTGGATATGAAGAAGGCGGAGTGCTCACTGAAAAAGTACGCCGTAAGCCATATAGCGTTATTCTTCTGGATGAAATTGAAAAAGCCCATCCGGATGTATTCAACATCTTACTACAGGTGCTGGATGATGGAATCCTGACCGACAGCCTCGGCCGTCGCGTTGACTTCCGTAATACGATTATCATTATGACTTCCAACATTGGAGCACGTGATATACGGAATATGGGTAAAGGCATCGGTTTTGATACTGATGACTCTGCTTTCGATTACGCTAAGATGAAATCAACCATCCAGGATGCTCTTAAAAAGGTATTCAATCCTGAATTCCTGAATCGTATCGATGACGTGATTACATTCCGTCCGCTCGAGAAAGACGATATCTTCCAAATCATCGACCTGATGAATGAAGATCTCTTCAAGCGCATCAAGGAGCTGGGTTATGAAATTGAAGTGACCAAAGCTGCCAAGGAATTCATCACTGATAAAGGCTTCGATCAGAAGTACGGAGC